One window of the Leptotrichia massiliensis genome contains the following:
- a CDS encoding DUF4926 domain-containing protein: MLNEYDVVKSKIDLSEKVKKNTVGAVVMVFPEFPNDYMVEFIENEETLEILIVNEQNLEKIK, translated from the coding sequence ATGTTAAATGAATACGATGTAGTAAAATCAAAAATTGATTTATCAGAAAAAGTTAAAAAGAATACAGTAGGAGCAGTAGTAATGGTATTTCCTGAATTTCCAAATGATTATATGGTTGAATTTATTGAAAATGAGGAAACTTTAGAAATTTTAATAGTTAATGAACAAAATCTTGAAAAAATAAAATAA
- a CDS encoding toxin-antitoxin system YwqK family antitoxin, producing MKIIKLMKIYPEDDIREIFVVKKNEDGEDVFYKDGEPFTGHIEIYGYEERIQVRGQLKDGKRYKKNTQYYPNGQEKIEEYYSENGKRNGTYKIYYETGILQIDGFLENDEKAGHWKWYYPTGVIKEEGNFINGEMKGAWKLYYPDGNVEREIEPLLDGNTEILKGYDENRNLIFEGFMYNGKKHGKYLRYYDSGELEEEGEYKEGLLENEVKTYDKNGNLRYITTYSKDEVIKKYDAYTDITRYYGNNLENLSEKETEEQENKILDSQNTKTSVPSKETKPELTQEQIDKLEADKKFTEIQNWLSTGEEGFFGSGVLGQGNVFPLKKFIERIENFDADLKKRVYEYIKWYLESYLETVTFETKGKYEIEEALKIFSNTMGLSIQDEHVKENEKTKTEEEKKLTPQQLRKKYFLKRMKEDK from the coding sequence ATGAAAATAATAAAATTAATGAAAATATATCCAGAAGACGATATAAGAGAAATATTTGTAGTAAAAAAAAATGAAGATGGAGAAGATGTTTTTTATAAGGATGGAGAACCTTTTACTGGACATATTGAAATATACGGATATGAAGAAAGAATTCAAGTAAGAGGACAATTGAAAGATGGTAAAAGATATAAAAAAAATACACAATATTATCCAAATGGACAAGAAAAAATAGAGGAATATTACTCAGAAAATGGTAAAAGAAATGGAACATACAAAATTTATTATGAAACAGGAATATTGCAAATAGATGGTTTTCTTGAAAATGATGAAAAAGCTGGGCATTGGAAATGGTATTATCCAACTGGTGTTATCAAAGAAGAGGGTAATTTTATAAATGGAGAAATGAAAGGTGCGTGGAAACTTTATTATCCAGATGGAAATGTTGAAAGAGAGATAGAGCCACTTTTGGATGGAAATACAGAAATTTTAAAAGGTTATGATGAGAACAGGAACTTAATTTTTGAAGGATTTATGTATAATGGGAAAAAACATGGGAAATATTTAAGATATTATGATAGTGGTGAGTTAGAAGAGGAAGGAGAATATAAAGAGGGATTATTAGAAAATGAGGTAAAAACATATGATAAAAATGGGAATTTAAGATATATAACAACTTATTCTAAAGATGAAGTTATAAAAAAATATGATGCTTATACTGATATTACTAGATATTATGGAAATAATTTAGAAAACTTATCAGAAAAAGAAACCGAAGAACAAGAAAATAAAATATTAGATTCTCAAAATACTAAAACATCTGTACCGTCTAAGGAAACAAAACCAGAATTGACACAAGAACAAATTGATAAATTGGAAGCTGATAAGAAATTTACTGAAATACAAAACTGGCTAAGTACAGGTGAAGAAGGTTTTTTTGGGAGTGGAGTTTTGGGGCAGGGAAATGTATTTCCATTAAAAAAATTTATTGAAAGAATAGAGAATTTTGATGCTGATTTGAAAAAAAGGGTGTATGAGTATATAAAATGGTATTTGGAAAGTTATCTTGAAACGGTAACGTTTGAAACAAAAGGAAAATATGAAATAGAAGAGGCATTAAAAATATTTAGTAATACAATGGGATTATCTATTCAAGATGAACATGTGAAAGAAAATGAGAAAACAAAGACAGAAGAAGAAAAGAAACTTACGCCACAACAGTTAAGAAAAAAATATTTTCTTAAAAGAATGAAAGAAGATAAATAG
- a CDS encoding protein kinase domain-containing protein: MNYLPINYKLKNKYEVKQVIAESDFSNVYLTFNKKKRYVIKECFPSQLVIRGANQEVFTKKYEDRLKEVKESFDREAEILAHLHNVLDSNSKGRIIELFDYFEENKTVYIVEEYFNFPTLKQYILNEENVKGKDIKKIYFDILDIFIKIHNEKIIHRDVKPSNILINKKNKIKIIDFGSSIYFEEKNGTYIKVTDGYSPLEMYSLKAENDERTDIYSLSALLYFMITKKKPDEVLKRFYNPELIFDEDISGDIRKFIEKGMEVEIKDRFNNVVEMKSEFEKLDFKDI, translated from the coding sequence ATGAATTATTTGCCAATAAATTATAAGTTGAAAAATAAATATGAAGTAAAACAGGTAATTGCAGAAAGTGATTTTTCAAATGTATATTTAACATTTAACAAGAAAAAAAGATATGTTATAAAAGAATGTTTCCCTTCACAGCTAGTTATTAGGGGAGCGAATCAGGAAGTTTTTACTAAAAAATATGAGGATAGATTAAAGGAAGTAAAGGAAAGTTTTGACAGGGAAGCGGAAATATTGGCTCATTTGCATAATGTGCTTGATTCAAACTCTAAAGGCAGAATAATTGAATTGTTTGATTATTTTGAGGAAAATAAAACAGTTTATATTGTCGAGGAATATTTTAATTTTCCAACATTAAAACAGTATATACTTAATGAAGAAAATGTGAAAGGTAAAGATATAAAAAAAATATATTTTGATATTTTAGATATATTTATAAAAATTCATAATGAAAAAATAATTCATAGGGATGTAAAGCCTTCAAATATATTAATCAATAAGAAAAATAAAATAAAAATAATAGATTTTGGATCAAGCATATATTTTGAAGAAAAAAATGGAACATATATAAAAGTAACAGATGGATACTCTCCCCTTGAAATGTACTCATTAAAAGCTGAAAATGATGAAAGAACAGATATATATAGCCTTTCGGCATTACTATATTTTATGATAACTAAAAAGAAACCAGATGAAGTATTAAAAAGATTCTATAATCCTGAATTGATTTTTGATGAAGATATAAGTGGGGATATAAGAAAATTTATTGAAAAGGGAATGGAAGTAGAGATAAAGGATAGATTTAACAATGTTGTTGAAATGAAATCGGAATTTGAAAAATTAGATTTTAAGGACATTTAG
- a CDS encoding phage baseplate assembly protein V yields the protein MENDYYVLENKIYNEGNMLKCEYILGKQTDYFVDPIPHEKIRGAVIEARTVHIARTDESKSKHGRSEGSSDNLEGRAIGVKPLNKYIEKTENNQNENTKEKVKTKDIAVMTLNLTEGLMDLGENGQSFEDKYAGKSYFPYVTPYSQTNTGFTPAPEVNDRVALYFPNGNETKAFIIGALNNDGNGRFTDVANRNYHVGDSDFNMVLATNSLSTSAASSISQTASSISESADSISENAGSISNSAKNYSETVEGVKSVLAQNITQTSTQNTTITSNNDTTITSSGTSKVAGGGKVLING from the coding sequence GTGGAAAACGATTACTATGTTCTTGAGAATAAAATTTATAACGAAGGAAATATGTTAAAATGTGAATACATACTTGGAAAACAGACAGATTATTTTGTAGATCCGATACCGCACGAAAAGATAAGAGGAGCAGTAATAGAAGCAAGAACAGTTCATATTGCAAGAACAGATGAAAGTAAAAGTAAACACGGAAGAAGCGAAGGAAGTTCGGATAATCTTGAGGGAAGAGCAATTGGAGTAAAACCGCTTAACAAATATATAGAGAAAACTGAAAATAATCAGAATGAAAATACAAAAGAAAAAGTCAAGACAAAAGATATTGCAGTTATGACATTAAATTTAACAGAAGGGCTTATGGATTTGGGAGAAAATGGGCAATCTTTTGAGGATAAGTATGCTGGGAAAAGTTATTTTCCATATGTAACTCCGTATAGCCAAACAAATACAGGATTTACACCAGCACCAGAAGTAAATGACAGAGTGGCACTTTATTTTCCAAACGGAAATGAAACAAAGGCTTTTATAATAGGAGCTTTGAATAATGACGGGAATGGTAGGTTTACTGATGTGGCTAACAGAAATTATCATGTGGGAGATTCGGACTTTAATATGGTGCTTGCGACTAATAGTTTGTCAACAAGCGCGGCAAGTTCAATTTCACAGACTGCTAGCAGTATATCGGAAAGTGCAGACAGTATTTCAGAGAATGCAGGAAGCATAAGCAACAGTGCTAAAAATTATTCTGAAACTGTGGAAGGGGTAAAATCCGTACTTGCACAGAATATTACCCAGACATCAACACAAAATACTACGATAACCTCTAACAATGACACGACAATAACTTCATCAGGAACATCAAAAGTTGCTGGTGGTGGAAAAGTATTGATAAATGGATAA
- a CDS encoding PAAR-like protein: MYNEYLNENSDIAVTYQQIKDRLENIKKMQDLFYKISPLNLGTIVETKINKEILKTYVCDGALLKCKNLISKDLFLKLKVIDRKTQILGKPIATEYDNNSYNFIICDKNGIEQEGYCLISCSLCNVKNGKWGNVFNNILKSGKKTLSNESKLFCGIDPNKPIDIIFNGQNITEKTAKQNIAIMKSIWSQQLQDGIKETYESVGKFAASKKMIKAPHVGFLGIIGIGTSSVEIINGIESSLSAGISMYKGKNISVGKEILSSVGYSSEGIETIFGISSKVYEVSSFINTPLTIFNNNYLKIKENPMSNKSRRERRGNANRKEKNWQKKATKKELEKSENNKIKKGFFKDINKEYTQIKSKDKEIRKILYEELGESIEEKYEQSVKYLNNDISIIEIVK; encoded by the coding sequence ATGTATAATGAATATCTTAATGAAAACTCAGATATAGCAGTAACTTATCAACAAATTAAAGATAGACTCGAAAATATAAAAAAAATGCAAGACTTATTTTATAAAATAAGTCCGTTAAATTTAGGAACAATAGTAGAAACAAAAATTAATAAAGAAATTTTAAAAACATATGTTTGTGATGGTGCATTATTAAAATGTAAAAATTTAATTAGTAAGGATTTGTTTTTAAAATTAAAAGTTATTGATAGAAAAACTCAAATTTTAGGAAAACCAATAGCAACAGAATATGATAATAATAGTTATAATTTTATTATTTGTGATAAAAATGGAATAGAACAAGAGGGTTATTGTTTAATTAGTTGTAGTTTATGCAATGTAAAAAATGGAAAATGGGGAAATGTTTTTAATAATATTTTAAAAAGTGGAAAAAAAACATTATCAAATGAAAGTAAACTTTTTTGTGGAATAGATCCTAATAAGCCTATTGATATTATTTTTAATGGACAAAACATTACAGAAAAAACAGCAAAACAAAATATAGCAATTATGAAAAGTATTTGGTCCCAACAATTGCAGGATGGTATAAAAGAAACTTATGAATCTGTTGGAAAATTTGCTGCTTCAAAAAAGATGATAAAAGCTCCTCATGTAGGGTTTTTAGGAATAATAGGAATTGGAACTTCTTCAGTTGAAATTATTAATGGAATTGAATCATCGTTATCAGCAGGGATTTCAATGTATAAAGGAAAAAACATTAGTGTTGGAAAAGAAATTCTGAGTAGTGTAGGATATAGCTCTGAAGGAATTGAAACAATTTTTGGAATTTCTAGCAAAGTTTATGAAGTTTCTAGTTTTATTAACACACCTTTAACAATTTTTAACAATAATTATTTAAAAATTAAAGAAAATCCAATGTCAAATAAGTCTAGAAGAGAGAGGAGAGGGAATGCAAATCGTAAAGAAAAGAATTGGCAAAAAAAAGCTACAAAAAAAGAATTAGAAAAAAGTGAAAATAATAAAATAAAAAAAGGATTTTTTAAAGATATTAATAAGGAGTATACACAAATAAAATCAAAAGATAAAGAAATACGTAAGATATTGTATGAAGAATTAGGAGAAAGCATTGAAGAAAAGTACGAACAAAGCGTTAAATATTTAAATAATGACATTTCTATAATAGAAATAGTAAAATAA
- a CDS encoding tetratricopeptide repeat protein translates to MNREKYEQILKKANEMSEKKNYEKAENLLKKSIKYDIEGYYQLGIFYFSELNDEKRAIKFFELGYKKGYILSTLPLGDIYREKGNVEKAKEWYQKGVEENENSCNIQLAKIYMSEKNFNEAEKILLEVENIEKNGEAIYNLFIISYLKNDKKNMDKWENKLFNETLVEDINEDMINNIKYIKGSDKDKKFFNQINDANNFAFLGNYNIAENKLKDAIKINEKDGYYELGKLYYYILKKDLAKKILEKSYELGNFQSLSIIGRIEEDNEKIEKAKEIYKIGVEKEDRESIFNLGAIYEEEDNDIENAIIIYNKGMVLKDARSIYNLVHIYEKLGEEEEVKKLKNKILFEKGLIYLEYDMINYAKK, encoded by the coding sequence ATGAATAGAGAAAAATATGAACAAATACTGAAAAAAGCAAATGAAATGAGTGAAAAAAAAAATTATGAAAAAGCTGAAAACTTATTAAAAAAATCAATAAAATATGATATAGAAGGATATTATCAACTTGGAATATTTTATTTTTCAGAATTAAATGATGAAAAAAGAGCAATAAAATTTTTTGAATTAGGCTATAAAAAAGGTTATATACTGTCAACTTTACCATTAGGAGATATTTATAGAGAAAAAGGAAATGTGGAAAAAGCGAAAGAATGGTACCAAAAAGGTGTTGAAGAAAATGAAAATTCCTGCAATATACAATTGGCTAAAATATACATGTCTGAAAAAAATTTTAATGAAGCTGAAAAAATATTATTAGAAGTTGAAAATATTGAAAAAAATGGTGAAGCAATTTATAATTTATTTATAATTTCATATTTAAAAAATGATAAAAAAAATATGGATAAATGGGAAAATAAACTTTTTAATGAAACTCTGGTTGAAGATATAAATGAAGATATGATAAATAATATTAAATATATTAAAGGTTCTGATAAAGATAAAAAATTTTTTAACCAAATTAATGATGCAAATAATTTTGCTTTTCTTGGAAACTATAATATTGCAGAAAATAAATTAAAAGATGCAATAAAAATTAATGAAAAAGATGGTTATTATGAATTAGGGAAATTATACTATTATATTCTAAAAAAAGATTTAGCAAAAAAAATATTAGAAAAATCATACGAGTTAGGTAATTTTCAATCATTATCAATAATTGGAAGAATAGAAGAAGATAATGAAAAGATTGAAAAAGCAAAAGAAATTTATAAAATAGGAGTTGAAAAAGAAGATAGAGAATCAATTTTTAACTTGGGTGCCATATATGAAGAAGAAGATAACGATATAGAAAATGCAATAATAATTTATAACAAAGGGATGGTATTGAAAGATGCTAGATCAATTTACAACTTAGTTCATATTTATGAAAAATTGGGAGAAGAAGAAGAAGTAAAAAAATTAAAGAATAAAATATTATTTGAAAAAGGGTTAATTTATTTGGAATATGATATGATAAATTATGCCAAAAAATAA
- a CDS encoding SEL1-like repeat protein: protein MIMNRKYVSFCVTFFIIILLCLYLYIMVLEKKENDNKKFEELIEKANEHIEAEDYKNAEKIAKESLKYNKVKGYYYLGALYANYFNDKEKAKEAYMAAYKKKNFEAASMIGFIEEEKGNFKEAEKWYKEGIKSNFEYSFYLIGNFYYNQNDMKNAKKYLEKSAERKSGEVIYLLAKIYYKEKNREGIKKYQKQLLEEVQLKDVSNEMKKNIEYMLGNKNDNKYFDLVEKANEYIDKEEYKKAEEILLEASKLNKEGYYQIAEMYRHISIEEAMKKYELAYEKGVAKAASNIGSYYYINKDTEKAKIWIQKAIDGGDVNSNFHMGELYDNARDLKKAYEYYSKAANNKNAVAMFSAGEIAFELGEEKLGKYWYNRILTEPGIENLTSQILKNINR, encoded by the coding sequence ATGATTATGAATAGAAAATATGTAAGTTTTTGTGTTACTTTTTTTATTATAATATTATTATGTCTATATCTTTATATAATGGTACTAGAAAAAAAAGAAAATGACAATAAAAAATTTGAAGAACTAATTGAAAAAGCTAATGAACATATAGAAGCAGAAGATTATAAAAATGCAGAAAAAATTGCAAAAGAAAGTTTAAAATATAATAAAGTTAAAGGTTACTACTATTTAGGAGCATTGTATGCAAATTATTTTAATGATAAGGAAAAAGCAAAAGAAGCATACATGGCGGCATATAAGAAAAAAAATTTTGAAGCGGCTTCCATGATAGGATTTATAGAAGAAGAAAAAGGAAACTTTAAAGAAGCAGAGAAATGGTATAAAGAAGGAATAAAAAGTAATTTTGAGTATTCTTTTTATCTTATAGGAAATTTTTATTACAATCAGAATGATATGAAAAACGCAAAAAAATATTTAGAAAAATCTGCGGAACGAAAAAGCGGGGAGGTAATTTATCTTCTTGCAAAAATTTATTATAAAGAAAAAAATAGGGAAGGAATAAAAAAATACCAAAAACAATTGTTAGAAGAAGTTCAATTAAAAGATGTTTCAAATGAAATGAAAAAAAATATTGAATATATGCTTGGTAATAAAAATGACAATAAATACTTTGATTTGGTGGAAAAAGCTAATGAGTATATTGATAAAGAAGAATACAAAAAAGCAGAAGAAATTTTGTTGGAAGCATCAAAATTAAACAAAGAAGGCTATTATCAAATTGCAGAAATGTATAGACATATTTCAATAGAAGAAGCAATGAAAAAATATGAACTTGCCTATGAAAAAGGTGTAGCAAAAGCAGCAAGTAATATAGGATCATATTATTATATAAACAAAGATACAGAAAAAGCTAAAATATGGATACAGAAAGCAATTGATGGAGGAGATGTTAATTCAAATTTTCATATGGGCGAATTATACGATAATGCAAGAGATTTAAAAAAAGCATATGAATATTATTCAAAAGCGGCAAATAATAAGAATGCAGTTGCGATGTTTTCCGCAGGTGAAATTGCTTTTGAGTTAGGAGAAGAAAAACTAGGAAAATATTGGTATAATAGGATACTTACAGAACCAGGAATAGAAAATTTAACATCTCAAATCTTAAAAAATATAAATAGATAA
- a CDS encoding tetratricopeptide repeat protein, with the protein MRNKKYIIAVSGILLILVLIALIYFKNKDSNYTNNEMFDELLLISEKYKTEGDYAQAEKTLEESLKYSKTGYYYLGMLYSDMDEKKKARKSYEQAYKYKVFEAATLIGEMEEKSGNFKEAEKWYKRAIKNNKGLSVFALAMFYYNRNDKEKYKIYLRQAANKKEGQAIYLLAKVYYKEKNWEELKRCQKQILEETEIYHVEYYMKKNIEYMLGTEKEKQYFNLIEEANRFIEKKDYEKAEKIFLEAAKLNNEGYYEIAKMYAGISNEKAVEKYKIAYEKGIVRAAGDIGSYYYDKKRDVETAKKWIQMAIDGGDVDSNFYLGEIYEDAGDLRQALKYYSIPANNKKAIAMSIARSLASELGDKKLADYWYNKIFSEPGIEQLSEQLVIELGK; encoded by the coding sequence ATGAGGAATAAAAAATATATAATTGCTGTATCAGGAATATTATTAATACTAGTGTTAATAGCATTAATTTATTTTAAAAATAAAGACTCTAATTATACAAATAATGAAATGTTTGACGAATTACTTTTAATCTCTGAAAAATATAAAACAGAAGGAGATTATGCACAAGCAGAAAAAACATTGGAAGAGAGTTTGAAATATAGTAAAACAGGATACTATTATTTAGGTATGTTGTATAGTGATATGGATGAAAAAAAGAAAGCACGAAAATCATACGAACAAGCATATAAGTACAAGGTGTTTGAGGCTGCAACTCTTATAGGAGAAATGGAAGAAAAATCGGGTAATTTTAAAGAGGCGGAAAAATGGTACAAACGAGCTATAAAGAATAATAAAGGTTTATCTGTATTTGCGTTAGCGATGTTTTATTATAATAGAAACGATAAGGAAAAATATAAAATATATTTAAGACAGGCTGCTAATAAAAAAGAAGGCCAAGCAATTTATTTGCTTGCGAAAGTGTATTATAAAGAAAAAAATTGGGAAGAACTAAAAAGATGTCAAAAACAAATACTGGAAGAAACAGAAATTTATCATGTTGAGTATTATATGAAAAAAAATATTGAATACATGCTTGGGACTGAAAAAGAAAAGCAATATTTTAATTTAATAGAGGAGGCAAACAGATTTATTGAAAAAAAGGATTATGAAAAGGCTGAAAAAATATTTTTAGAAGCAGCAAAACTTAATAATGAAGGTTATTATGAAATAGCAAAAATGTATGCAGGTATATCAAATGAAAAAGCTGTTGAAAAATATAAAATTGCTTATGAAAAAGGAATTGTAAGAGCAGCAGGAGATATTGGCTCATATTACTATGATAAAAAAAGAGATGTGGAAACAGCTAAAAAATGGATTCAAATGGCAATTGATGGGGGAGATGTTGATTCTAATTTTTATTTGGGTGAGATCTATGAAGATGCAGGAGATTTAAGACAGGCATTAAAATATTACTCTATTCCTGCTAATAATAAAAAAGCAATAGCAATGTCGATAGCAAGAAGTTTAGCTTCTGAATTAGGCGATAAAAAATTAGCTGACTACTGGTATAATAAAATATTTTCTGAGCCAGGTATAGAACAATTGAGTGAACAATTAGTTATAGAACTGGGGAAATAA
- a CDS encoding acetate and sugar kinases/Hsc70/actin family protein, with protein MRLFYEDELRRKSYKEMYQIAVEEKLVDVYLENPTREELINILLKFRGARPDYSINKYNENGLPMVQALFDDKLSVRIHHENEIKIPHKIILYKDLNLTREDNYKIIIPDKIGNANVFLVNANNYVCGIFNLEKDLEKNDEYYLTCKTEFLRVEKLRNNKFSFLFFKSDDLKYIYKFYNTKEDDALPTYPYKLNYYKVDIENFEVRELEETSTVLCIDFGTSNTALGAYLDTNYVRDLPTNDILNGNIKINEINYVKFNDGERRYREILPTIAYVDDCSDENNIKYSFGYDVVKKLEMNDYIVNGSLFYGLKKWVHDHDEVEKINDEFGNIRYIKRREIIKAYLKYIVKRAEYMFKCKFKKIHASSPVRLKEQFLNMFQEIFSIDVKNKDGKVTGKRYEYEIITDNAMDEAIAVLYNTIENQIKKGRYIQGEEYSALIIDCGGGTTDLAACKYVIDNGKISYKLDIKTSFENGDENFGGNNLTYRLMQYLKVVLAEKYSENNEISVNDLIPYDNDMIYKVIDEYGIEKIFENLDREYEKSEKIIPTKYSKFENKMSESYRKIKNNFYMLWEAAENMKKEFFTSDGRLRTRFDIPKIMEREKDLHITELKTWNIHIMENDKFKTINKFPDEIFTIKEIEKILKSDIYSMLRKFLNTYYKEGMLFEYSLIKLSGQSTKISTFQEVLKEFVPGKMIEYKELSHRDDYELKLNCLDGAIKYLDYKRFGHMDVNIENEVPLVPYSVYAERYDGEKVEMLETSRKASVLMSYIDKSISAMELKLYVHNAENELKKEVIYKNVNEYKEEDAEDILREYEGIFTQYETDEIENNVVRFFVYTDMNNWGFYVVPVQRHGDQLYLGKKQYFPYEDNLNEISYFDGEH; from the coding sequence ATGAGATTATTTTATGAAGACGAATTGAGAAGAAAGTCGTATAAAGAGATGTACCAGATTGCTGTAGAGGAAAAACTTGTGGATGTATATTTGGAGAATCCTACTAGAGAGGAACTGATAAATATTTTATTAAAATTTAGAGGGGCAAGGCCAGATTACAGTATTAATAAATATAATGAAAATGGGCTTCCTATGGTTCAAGCTCTGTTTGATGACAAGTTAAGTGTTAGGATTCATCACGAAAATGAGATAAAGATACCGCACAAGATAATTTTGTATAAGGATTTGAATTTGACCAGGGAAGATAATTATAAAATAATTATTCCTGACAAAATCGGGAACGCAAATGTTTTTTTGGTAAATGCAAATAATTATGTTTGTGGAATATTTAATCTTGAGAAGGATCTTGAAAAAAATGATGAATACTATTTGACATGCAAGACAGAGTTTTTAAGGGTAGAAAAGTTAAGAAATAATAAATTTTCATTTTTATTTTTTAAGTCAGATGACTTGAAATATATCTATAAATTTTATAATACAAAAGAAGATGATGCTTTGCCAACATATCCATATAAATTAAATTATTATAAAGTTGATATTGAAAATTTTGAAGTAAGGGAACTGGAAGAAACAAGTACAGTTTTATGTATAGATTTTGGAACTTCTAATACTGCACTAGGAGCATACTTGGATACCAATTATGTAAGAGATTTGCCAACAAACGATATATTGAATGGAAATATAAAAATAAACGAAATAAACTATGTAAAATTTAATGATGGTGAAAGAAGATACAGGGAAATATTACCAACGATAGCCTATGTTGATGATTGCAGTGATGAGAATAATATAAAGTATTCTTTTGGCTATGATGTAGTTAAAAAACTTGAAATGAATGATTACATTGTAAACGGCTCTCTTTTTTACGGATTAAAGAAATGGGTGCATGATCATGATGAAGTGGAGAAAATAAATGATGAATTTGGAAATATAAGGTATATAAAGAGAAGAGAAATTATAAAAGCGTATTTGAAATATATTGTAAAAAGAGCCGAATATATGTTCAAGTGTAAATTTAAAAAAATACATGCTTCTAGTCCGGTAAGGCTGAAGGAGCAGTTTTTGAATATGTTTCAGGAAATATTTTCTATTGATGTGAAAAATAAGGATGGAAAAGTAACTGGCAAGAGGTATGAATATGAAATAATAACAGACAATGCTATGGATGAAGCGATAGCTGTGCTATACAATACAATAGAAAATCAGATAAAAAAAGGAAGATATATACAAGGGGAAGAATACAGCGCTTTAATTATAGATTGTGGAGGAGGAACAACAGATCTTGCGGCTTGTAAATATGTGATTGACAATGGAAAAATTTCGTATAAACTTGATATAAAAACAAGTTTTGAAAATGGAGATGAAAATTTTGGGGGAAATAATTTAACATACCGATTAATGCAGTATTTGAAAGTGGTACTTGCAGAGAAATATTCAGAAAATAATGAAATATCAGTTAATGACTTAATCCCGTATGATAATGATATGATTTATAAAGTTATAGATGAATATGGAATAGAAAAAATATTTGAAAATTTAGACAGGGAATATGAAAAAAGTGAAAAAATAATTCCTACAAAATATTCAAAATTTGAAAATAAAATGAGTGAATCGTATAGAAAAATAAAGAATAACTTTTATATGTTATGGGAAGCTGCCGAAAATATGAAAAAAGAATTTTTTACATCCGATGGAAGGCTAAGAACAAGATTTGATATTCCTAAAATTATGGAAAGAGAAAAGGATCTGCATATAACGGAATTGAAAACCTGGAATATTCATATAATGGAAAATGATAAATTTAAAACGATAAATAAATTTCCTGATGAGATTTTTACTATAAAGGAAATAGAAAAAATATTAAAATCAGATATTTATTCAATGCTTAGAAAATTCTTGAATACCTATTACAAGGAAGGTATGCTATTTGAATATTCATTAATCAAGTTAAGTGGACAATCTACAAAAATAAGTACATTTCAGGAAGTTCTAAAGGAATTTGTGCCTGGAAAAATGATAGAGTATAAGGAACTTAGCCACAGGGATGATTACGAATTAAAGTTAAATTGTCTTGACGGAGCGATAAAATACTTGGATTATAAGAGATTTGGACATATGGATGTAAATATAGAAAATGAAGTTCCGTTAGTACCGTATTCTGTATATGCTGAAAGATATGATGGAGAAAAAGTTGAAATGCTGGAAACTTCAAGAAAGGCTAGCGTACTTATGAGCTATATAGATAAATCCATTTCAGCAATGGAATTGAAATTGTATGTACATAATGCAGAAAATGAGTTGAAAAAAGAAGTAATTTATAAAAATGTTAATGAATATAAAGAAGAAGATGCAGAAGATATATTACGTGAATATGAAGGAATATTTACTCAATATGAAACAGATGAAATTGAAAACAATGTAGTAAGATTTTTCGTATATACTGATATGAACAATTGGGGATTTTATGTAGTGCCAGTGCAAAGACATGGAGATCAGCTATATTTAGGGAAAAAACAATATTTCCCTTATGAAGATAATCTTAATGAAATTTCATATTTTGATGGAGAACATTAA